A single window of Prochlorococcus marinus XMU1410 DNA harbors:
- a CDS encoding CNNM domain-containing protein produces MEPSVYGLFLLIIIILIGSACCSGVEAAFLAVNSIRILEIASRQKPKSSANQLLKLRKHLGRTLTVITITNNGFNIIGSLILGVYGALVINSSFGLTLFSIAFYILVVLVGEVLPKALGTRFSIQIALLSVPILRILNTLMRPFLILIEQIFPVITAENEISTDEEEIRQMAKIGSQKGFIEADEAAMIFKVFQLNDLKAKDLMTPRVSAPCLDGSSNIDEISKLIMSESSPWWVVLGDKVDKIQGVVKREKMLEELINGQNKKLLSEICEPVDYIPEMIKADQLLTKFDKDHKGVKVVVDEFGGFVGIIGAEAVLSVLAGWWKNKL; encoded by the coding sequence ATGGAACCAAGTGTTTACGGTTTATTTTTACTTATAATAATTATTTTAATTGGATCAGCATGTTGTTCGGGAGTAGAAGCAGCTTTTTTAGCCGTAAATTCAATTAGAATTTTAGAAATTGCCTCTAGACAAAAGCCAAAAAGTTCTGCAAATCAACTTCTAAAACTCAGGAAACATCTTGGAAGGACGCTAACTGTAATTACTATTACAAATAATGGGTTTAATATAATTGGCAGTCTTATTTTAGGAGTATACGGTGCATTGGTAATTAATAGCAGTTTTGGTTTAACCCTTTTTTCAATAGCTTTTTACATACTAGTTGTTTTAGTAGGAGAAGTACTACCAAAAGCTCTTGGCACAAGATTTTCAATTCAAATAGCACTATTATCTGTTCCTATCTTGCGAATATTAAATACTTTAATGAGGCCATTCTTAATATTAATTGAACAGATATTTCCGGTTATTACAGCAGAAAACGAAATTTCAACTGATGAAGAAGAAATTAGACAAATGGCAAAAATTGGAAGTCAAAAAGGTTTTATAGAGGCTGATGAGGCAGCAATGATATTTAAGGTTTTTCAATTAAATGACTTAAAAGCAAAAGACTTAATGACCCCTAGGGTATCAGCGCCTTGTCTTGATGGGTCTTCAAATATTGATGAAATTTCAAAACTTATAATGTCTGAGAGCTCTCCATGGTGGGTTGTTTTAGGAGATAAAGTTGACAAAATACAAGGGGTAGTTAAGCGTGAAAAAATGTTGGAAGAGTTAATTAATGGGCAAAATAAAAAATTATTATCAGAAATTTGCGAACCTGTGGACTACATTCCCGAAATGATTAAAGCAGATCAATTATTAACTAAATTTGACAAGGATCATAAAGGAGTGAAAGTAGTAGTAGATGAATTCGGGGGATTCGTGGGAATTATTGGTGCAGAAGCTGTGTTATCTGTATTAGCTGGTTGGTGGAAGAATAAATTATGA
- a CDS encoding GTP-binding protein has translation MKQFKIKENYLLLKKWWETIDLTNYEKSFFNREIISFNQQLLRLKEKKIRIGAYGKSGVGKSSVLNSLLKKDIFKTDIINGTTKEIQSEICNLKDQTLNSLELLDSPGFDFCNIKSPDKVYSYINHSDLILFIVSGDLNRNELNEINSFIKDGKKIILTLNKIDLFNKNELKEIIENIKFKLPKDLNIPIIINNGNNLKNYIAKLINQYGEILLTLNSIQLADKFFLRLKEQRLKRRQKLAQSTIGKFSTMKASAVALNPFIFFDVAGSFALDTALINELSKIYGLKLKGESTRKIFKNISINNLCLGVTQVGVNTSFNLIKKVILLTAPFTNGLSLLPYGPIAIIQAAIAVHSTKILGKLAAKEIFIRSKASFIEPAIMIQNMNFNDSEIFNHINIYFSNRNFNNNFVSILP, from the coding sequence ATGAAACAATTTAAAATTAAAGAAAATTATTTACTTTTAAAAAAATGGTGGGAGACTATTGATCTTACCAATTATGAAAAAAGTTTTTTTAATAGAGAAATAATTTCTTTTAATCAACAACTTTTAAGGCTCAAAGAAAAAAAAATAAGAATTGGCGCATATGGTAAATCAGGTGTAGGAAAATCCTCTGTTTTAAATTCTTTATTAAAAAAAGACATATTCAAAACAGATATTATTAATGGGACCACAAAAGAAATACAATCAGAAATTTGTAATCTTAAAGATCAAACACTCAATAGTTTAGAGTTGCTAGATTCTCCAGGATTTGATTTCTGCAATATTAAATCTCCAGATAAAGTTTACTCTTACATAAATCATTCAGATCTTATTCTTTTTATAGTTTCGGGAGATTTAAATAGAAATGAGTTAAACGAAATCAACTCTTTTATAAAAGATGGGAAAAAAATTATTTTAACTTTAAACAAAATCGATCTATTTAATAAAAATGAATTAAAAGAAATAATTGAAAATATAAAGTTTAAGCTTCCAAAAGATTTAAATATTCCAATAATTATTAATAATGGAAACAATCTTAAAAATTACATAGCAAAATTAATCAATCAATATGGTGAGATACTATTAACACTAAATTCTATTCAATTAGCTGACAAATTTTTTCTACGACTAAAAGAACAAAGATTGAAAAGAAGGCAGAAATTAGCTCAATCAACTATCGGTAAATTTTCGACTATGAAGGCATCCGCTGTAGCTCTTAATCCTTTTATTTTTTTTGATGTTGCTGGTAGTTTCGCACTAGATACTGCATTGATTAACGAATTAAGTAAGATTTATGGCTTAAAGTTGAAAGGTGAATCTACAAGAAAAATATTTAAAAATATATCCATTAATAATTTATGTTTGGGAGTCACTCAAGTCGGCGTCAATACCTCTTTCAACCTAATTAAGAAAGTAATTCTATTAACAGCACCTTTTACTAACGGGCTTTCATTATTACCCTATGGACCCATAGCAATTATTCAAGCAGCAATCGCGGTGCATTCAACAAAAATACTTGGGAAATTAGCAGCAAAAGAGATATTTATAAGAAGCAAAGCTTCTTTTATAGAGCCTGCTATTATGATCCAAAATATGAATTTTAATGACTCAGAGATTTTTAACCATATAAATATTTATTTTTCAAATAGAAATTTTAATAATAATTTTGTTAGTATTCTGCCTTGA
- a CDS encoding nicotinate-nucleotide adenylyltransferase — translation MEKSIALFGTSADPPTIGHEKILEELSKIYAHTICYVSNNPKKKHKEDIAIRSQLLKTLIEDLDDYKILFNQSITSKWAVESIKKCKKIYEIDNLDFVIGSDLIQDIFCWKNFEKIIKEVSFFIILREGYPVESNTLKMLETYNVKFKISSIKIPNISSSKFRLNFNYSNLPPSLIDFVKKNNLYESTN, via the coding sequence ATGGAAAAAAGCATTGCATTATTTGGTACCAGTGCAGATCCACCTACAATTGGGCATGAGAAAATATTAGAAGAATTATCCAAAATATATGCTCATACAATTTGTTATGTAAGTAACAATCCGAAAAAAAAGCATAAAGAGGATATCGCAATCCGTAGCCAATTATTAAAAACTCTTATTGAAGATTTAGATGATTATAAAATATTATTTAATCAAAGTATCACTAGCAAATGGGCAGTAGAATCGATTAAAAAATGTAAAAAAATTTATGAAATTGATAATTTAGATTTCGTTATTGGGAGTGATTTAATTCAAGATATTTTCTGCTGGAAAAATTTTGAAAAAATTATTAAAGAGGTAAGTTTTTTTATAATTTTAAGAGAGGGTTATCCTGTTGAATCAAATACTCTTAAGATGTTAGAAACTTATAATGTGAAATTTAAGATTTCATCCATAAAAATCCCAAACATTTCAAGTTCTAAGTTCAGATTAAATTTTAATTATTCTAATTTACCACCGTCTTTAATAGATTTTGTTAAAAAGAATAATTTATATGAATCCACAAATTAG
- a CDS encoding NAD+ synthase, with protein MKFLLAQINPVVGDLEGNATKILNAASKASSNSADLVLTPELSLWGYPANDLLLKNNLIRNQYQILDQLALVIKKKYGNLSITVGIAEIINDSFFPNLYNSIALLERGEWKIIARKIILPTYEVFDEKRYFRSEEKVSILTKEIHNKTWRIGFTICEDLWVNKNIEGRGIHKENPISDLKKKKVDILVNLSASPYTFKKLELRSKVSSFAAKYLQVPLIYVNQIGANDNLIFDGNSFILDKNGSKIKQLKSFSEDLSSWHIKQTIPEKKEFEQSEISSIFDALVLGVRDYAQKCGFKTALIGLSGGIDSALVSAIATAALGSNNIYCVSMPSKWSSSHSKSDAKDLARRLKINFNSIPIENLMNSFEESFIKTISLKMAEITNQNIQSRIRGTLLMALANQEKHLLLSTGNKSELAVGYCTLYGDMNGGLSVIGDLYKTNVFKLCNWLDSEESINHRKSYMLDTNENIIGENIRTKAPSAELGPDQLDTDSLPPYSILDNILKGIIEEKKDFQQLEEDGYKKDLILKIISLIKKAEFKRKQAPPILKLSSQSLGSDWRVPIAISY; from the coding sequence ATGAAGTTTTTACTTGCTCAAATTAATCCGGTTGTTGGAGATTTAGAGGGTAATGCAACAAAAATTCTTAATGCTGCTTCGAAAGCTAGCTCAAATTCTGCTGATTTAGTTCTTACTCCAGAATTATCATTATGGGGATATCCAGCAAATGACTTACTTCTAAAAAATAATTTAATCAGAAATCAATATCAAATTCTTGACCAATTAGCTTTAGTTATTAAAAAAAAATATGGAAACTTGAGTATCACAGTTGGGATAGCTGAGATAATAAATGATTCTTTTTTCCCTAATCTTTATAATTCTATTGCATTGCTAGAGCGCGGTGAGTGGAAAATAATTGCTCGAAAAATTATTCTTCCCACATATGAAGTATTTGATGAAAAAAGATACTTTAGATCAGAGGAAAAAGTTTCCATATTAACAAAAGAAATACATAATAAAACTTGGCGAATTGGCTTTACTATATGTGAGGATTTATGGGTCAACAAAAATATAGAAGGTAGAGGAATTCATAAAGAAAATCCTATTTCTGATTTAAAGAAAAAAAAAGTTGATATCTTAGTGAATCTATCGGCCTCCCCATATACCTTCAAAAAGTTAGAGCTAAGATCCAAAGTTTCCAGTTTTGCTGCTAAATATCTTCAAGTACCGCTTATATATGTAAACCAGATTGGTGCAAATGATAATTTAATTTTTGATGGAAATAGTTTTATTCTTGATAAGAATGGATCTAAAATTAAGCAATTAAAATCTTTTTCAGAAGACCTCTCAAGTTGGCATATTAAGCAAACAATACCCGAGAAAAAAGAATTTGAACAATCTGAAATATCATCAATTTTTGATGCACTAGTCCTTGGGGTTAGGGATTATGCTCAAAAATGCGGTTTTAAAACAGCTTTAATTGGACTAAGTGGTGGCATTGATTCAGCACTAGTTTCAGCAATTGCGACAGCTGCTCTTGGCAGCAATAATATTTATTGCGTCTCAATGCCCTCCAAATGGAGTTCATCCCATTCAAAAAGTGATGCAAAAGATTTAGCAAGGAGATTAAAAATAAATTTCAATAGCATCCCAATTGAAAACCTAATGAATTCTTTTGAAGAATCTTTTATAAAAACCATATCTTTAAAGATGGCCGAAATAACAAATCAAAATATTCAATCAAGGATCAGAGGAACTCTTCTGATGGCTTTAGCAAATCAAGAAAAGCATTTATTACTTTCAACAGGAAATAAATCAGAGCTAGCTGTAGGATATTGCACACTTTATGGTGATATGAATGGGGGATTATCGGTAATTGGGGATTTATATAAAACTAATGTTTTTAAATTATGCAATTGGCTTGATAGTGAAGAATCAATAAATCATAGAAAGTCATATATGTTAGATACTAATGAAAATATAATTGGAGAAAATATCCGCACGAAAGCTCCAAGTGCCGAATTAGGTCCTGATCAATTAGATACTGATTCTCTGCCGCCTTATTCTATTTTAGATAATATTCTTAAAGGAATTATTGAAGAGAAAAAAGATTTTCAACAGCTTGAAGAAGATGGTTATAAAAAAGATTTAATTTTAAAAATTATCTCACTCATAAAAAAAGCGGAATTCAAAAGAAAGCAGGCTCCTCCAATCCTAAAACTGAGTAGCCAATCATTAGGAAGTGACTGGAGAGTTCCCATAGCAATATCTTATTAA
- a CDS encoding DUF3326 domain-containing protein — protein MENSPTIFIVPTGIGCEVGGFAGDALPTAKLLASASGCLITHPNVMNGGTLSEKDKNIFYVEGYSLDRLAKGEIALKRVKQQKIGIIFDLAIEKEILVRHLQVADACVSTLGINVHSYVITKKPLNIVIDSDSSKISGGTIENPDTLIDAGKCLIEKGVTAIAIVAKFPDDPDSLETNIYREGKGVDPIAGVEAVISHLISKFLKVPCAHAPALNPIELNENLDPRAAAEEIGYTFLPSVLIGLSNAPDIVELPAKNESISLHPDQIESIVVPNGALGGEAVLAGIEKGLNIISVKNQNTLKVTNEFYDYPNLFEVDNYLEAAGIILAIKKGINLDSVKRPLKKIQQCFYGD, from the coding sequence ATGGAAAATTCACCAACAATATTCATTGTTCCAACTGGTATTGGTTGTGAAGTAGGAGGTTTTGCTGGGGATGCACTTCCTACCGCTAAATTATTAGCATCCGCAAGTGGATGTTTAATTACTCATCCAAATGTTATGAATGGAGGTACTCTTTCTGAAAAAGATAAAAATATTTTTTATGTTGAGGGTTATAGTTTAGACCGTCTTGCTAAAGGAGAAATCGCTTTAAAGAGGGTAAAGCAACAGAAAATTGGGATAATTTTTGATTTAGCCATTGAAAAAGAAATATTAGTAAGACATTTACAAGTTGCTGATGCATGTGTTTCTACTTTAGGGATTAATGTTCATTCTTATGTGATTACAAAAAAGCCATTAAACATAGTTATTGATTCTGATTCTTCAAAAATCAGTGGTGGCACAATTGAAAATCCTGATACTCTTATTGATGCTGGAAAATGTTTAATAGAAAAAGGAGTTACAGCAATAGCAATTGTTGCAAAATTTCCAGATGATCCAGATTCTTTAGAAACAAATATCTATCGAGAGGGGAAAGGGGTTGATCCTATTGCTGGAGTCGAAGCAGTTATAAGTCATTTAATAAGCAAATTTTTAAAAGTTCCCTGTGCTCACGCACCTGCTTTAAATCCAATTGAATTGAATGAAAATTTAGATCCTCGTGCTGCTGCAGAAGAAATAGGATACACTTTTTTACCATCTGTACTGATTGGTTTAAGCAATGCACCTGACATTGTTGAATTGCCTGCTAAAAATGAATCAATCTCACTACACCCTGATCAAATTGAATCTATTGTTGTTCCTAATGGAGCACTAGGTGGAGAAGCAGTACTAGCAGGGATTGAAAAAGGTTTAAATATTATCTCTGTAAAAAATCAAAATACATTAAAAGTGACAAATGAGTTTTATGATTATCCTAATCTTTTTGAAGTGGATAATTATTTAGAAGCTGCAGGCATAATTCTTGCTATCAAAAAAGGTATCAATCTTGATTCAGTTAAACGGCCTTTAAAAAAAATCCAACAGTGTTTTTATGGTGATTAA
- a CDS encoding 2Fe-2S iron-sulfur cluster-binding protein, with product MPEYNIKVKFEQKTFSFLCSEDQDIISAAKMNGIDLPSSCCSGVCTDCASLILEGSVDQEDAMGLNDDLREKGFALLCVAYPKSDLNIVIGKEVEDDLYNDQFGKYQK from the coding sequence ATGCCTGAATACAATATCAAAGTTAAATTTGAGCAAAAGACTTTTAGTTTTTTATGTTCTGAGGATCAAGATATTATTTCAGCGGCAAAAATGAATGGAATAGATTTACCAAGTAGTTGTTGTTCAGGAGTTTGTACAGATTGTGCATCCCTGATATTGGAAGGATCCGTAGATCAGGAAGATGCTATGGGATTAAATGATGATTTACGGGAAAAGGGCTTTGCACTTTTGTGTGTAGCATACCCCAAGTCAGATTTGAATATTGTTATTGGTAAAGAAGTCGAAGATGATTTGTATAATGATCAATTTGGAAAATATCAAAAATGA